A region from the Drosophila mauritiana strain mau12 chromosome 2L, ASM438214v1, whole genome shotgun sequence genome encodes:
- the LOC117142770 gene encoding 60S ribosomal protein L27a: MSNIKRKKTRKLRGHVSHGHGRIGKHRKHPGGRGNAGGMHHHRINFDKYHPGYFGKVGMRNFHLRRQHKFRPEINLDKLWSLVGAEKFAELEKEKSTKAPVIDLVKFGYYKLLGRGHLPARPVIVKAKYFSKKAEDKIKKAGGVCLLSA; the protein is encoded by the exons ATG TCGAATATCAAGCGGAAGAAGACCAGGAAGCTGCGTGGTCATGTGAGCCACGGTCACGGCCGTATCGGCAAGCACCGCAAGCATCCCGGAGGTCGCGGTAACGCTGGTGGCATGCACCACCACCGCATCAACTTCGACAAATACCATCCTGGTTACTTCGGCAAGGTGGGCATGAGGAACTTCCATCTGCGTCGCCAGCACAAGTTCAGGCCCGAGATCAACCTGGACAAGCTATGGTCCCTGGTCGGAGCCGAGAAGTTCGCCGAGCTGGAGAAGGAGAAGAGCACCAAGGCTCCCGTCATCGACTTGGTTAAATTC GGCTACTACAAGCTGCTGGGACGTGGTCACCTGCCCGCCCGCCCCGTCATCGTGAAGGCCAAGTACTTCTCCAAGAAGGCTGAGGACAAGATCAAGAAGGCCGGCGGTGTTTGCTTGCTGAGCGCCTAA
- the LOC117139349 gene encoding 39S ribosomal protein L27, mitochondrial, with the protein MSFNIMQKLTMQCLKADQPLMSTVRNASKKTGGSTRNKKGHARPKHRGWRVQDGHHVSEGTILATQLTTRFHPGLNVGFGRNGTLFAMEHGKVYVTCEAIDPNWDHTWIQRNYAGRQGQPIYKKFFNVVPENQHQRFRLVEEI; encoded by the exons ATGTCGTTTAATATTATGCAAAAGCTGACCATGCAGTGCCTGAAGGCGGACCAACCGCTGATGA GCACCGTGCGCAATGCCAGCAAGAAAACCGGCGGAAGTACGAGGAACAAAAAAGGCCATGCGAGGCCCAAACATCGCGGATGGCGCGTCCAGGATGGCCACCACGTCTCCGAGGGCACCATACTGGCCACCCAGCTCACCACGCGCTTCCATCCAGGCCTGAAT GTGGGCTTTGGCCGCAATGGAACCCTGTTCGCCATGGAGCACGGCAAGGTTTATGTGACCTGCGAGGCCATCGATCCCAACTGGGACCACACCTGGATTCAGCGGAACTACGCCGGCCGCCAGGGCCAGCCCATCTACAAGAAGTTCTTTAATGTTGTGCCCGAAAATCAGCATCAGCGATTTCGTTTAGTTGAGGAAATCTAG
- the LOC117142397 gene encoding uncharacterized protein LOC117142397 — translation MTSWGNICRICSSPADYEIFAKIPTYLHGSTNEFLNWQKPINVLLEETTGLKNSTDDGLPRNICAPCISYLKHAVTFREQCIKNALSLKLAELYQQKRVNVSDANKMDKESALFTAEDLHYVEQRPVHNLLLNNSANKLESSKDKVHKRLLNQTTPQLDGNAEQKIQYLNVLFNKQQPYNSNPRHPRDGELPSSSVQNDDEDDDYAVASSSDDNEEAALLRKHKNCYNYTETNFEEDDPMEQDQLQLRDIKVNIPEPMWKERKCPACSKRFMFEDSHQSHLDNCVEYQFVTFVTEVTKLLEIRRQKMVSPHEFIRRMIFALHKTCAWLQEHSIDSLLAEKLNQVKVSNGEKIAEPPIPIDIPDPRPVQEPSLFDFASGTTTPITEENNVLYAIERSASCHSQGTPTVKKPIPIRGKAALGIGLDKHRERATFLEKLQRAAVSPGTVSQGPAPVFSARCGQCNLEFDSVYELEVHNHNAHRGCALNADDEAKRRQIIALFEDDI, via the exons atgACGTCGTGGGGCAATATCTGCCGCATCTGCAGCAGCCCCGCAGACTACGAGATATTCGCCAAGATTCCCACGTACTTGCACGGCTCCACAAACGAGTTTCTCAACTGGCAAAAGCCCATAAACGTTCTGCTGGAGGAGACGACGGGCCTGAAA AACTCCACGGACGATGGGCTGCCACGCAACATATGTGCTCCGTGCATTTCCTATCTCAAGCATGCCGTCACATTCCGGGAGCAGTGCATCAAGAACGCACTGAGCCTCAAGCTGGCGGAGCTCTACCAGCAAAAGAGGGTCAACGTTTCGGATGCGAACAAGATGGACAAGGAGAGCGCCCTCTTCACGGCGGAGGATCTGCATTATGTGGAGCAGAGGCCAGTGCACAATCTTCTGCTGAACAACAGCGCCAACAAACTGGAGTCCTCCAAGGACAAGGTGCACAAGCGACTGCTCAATCAGACGACTCCCCAGCTGGACGGCAATGCCGAGCAGAAGATCCAATACTTAAACGTGCTGTTCAACAAGCAGCAACCTTACAATAGCAATCCCAGGCACCCGCGGGATGGCGAACTGCCGTCGAGCAGTGTCCAAAATGACGACGAAGATGACGACTATGCGGTTGCCAGTTCCAGCGATGACAACGAGGAGGCGGCCCTGCTCCGCAAGCACAAGAACTGCTACAACTACACCGAGACCAACTTCGAGGAGGACGATCCCATGGAGCAGGATCAGCTGCAGCTGCGCGACATCAAGGTGAACATACCGGAGCCCATGTGGAAGGAGCGAAAGTGTCCGGCATGCTCCAAGCGCTTCATGTTCGAGGATTCGCATCAGTCGCATCTGGACAACTGCGTCGAGTACCAGTTCGTCACGTTTGTGACCGAGGTGACCAAGTTGCTCGAGATTAGGCGACAGAAGATGGTCTCGCCGCACGAGTTCATCCGCCGCATGATATTCGCTCTGCACAAGACCTGCGCCTGGCTGCAGGAACATTCCATAGACTCGCTTCTGGCCGAGAAGCTCAATCAGGTAAAGGTGTCCAACGGCGAGAAGATAGCTGAGCCGCCAATTCCCATAGATATACCCGATCCCCGCCCGGTGCAGGAACCATCTCTATTCGACTTTGCCAGCGGAACGACGACTCCGATCACGGAGGAGAACAACGTGCTGTACGCCATTGAGCGCTCTGCAAGTTGCCATTCCCAGGGCACGCCCACGGTGAAAAAACCCATTCCCATTCGCGGAAAGGCGGCGCTGGGAATCGGCCTGGACAAGCACAGGGAGCGGGCCACGTTCCTCGAGAAGCTGCAACGTGCCGCAGTCTCTCCTGGCACAGTTTCGCAGGGTCCAGCGCCCGTTTTCTCAGCCCGCTGCGGGCAGTGCAATTTAGAATTTGACTCAGTCTACGAACTGGAGGTGCACAACCACAATGCCCACAGGGGCTGTGCACTGAACGCCGACGACGAAGCCAAAAGGCGTCAGATAATCGCCCTCTTCGAGGATGATATTTAG
- the LOC117142419 gene encoding transmembrane and coiled-coil domain-containing protein 6 produces the protein MDSSTTTGEGSFLRNKIREYARDHRVECRMKAKDSLRIGLGQVKQEVAALEMGTKDVIGMASRIKRRKHATSEDLCRLSLGFLQSNDNINAFAAIPGAIQVLVKELTGPHIQRQTDAVECLCNLSLGEAHVSEKIVTLAGSYMVTYLDGKAERLKRSCLWTLANILGTCDKAGRVLLQMQLVPKLWRLYSEPSGCQEDAAICLSLVATHCPQHVSDKDRRYIAQNLPEKLLSQPASEYFMYIVHQLEIVKQEHRIGAQQAECLVRFFEATLASPADRLCLVYGVRVMANLVALGDPSLIGALADPQNLVKTLNQLFALRDPDLSLDAMRLLKNCLHLKVADSNLVLLDSLQIYAQACG, from the exons atggaCTCTTCGACGACAACGGGTGAGGGAAGTTTCCTGCGAAACAAGATTCGGGAATATGCCAGGGATCACCGTGTTGAGTGCCGCATGAAGGCGAAGGACTCGTTGCGCATTGGACTTGGACAGGTTAAGCAGGAAGTGGCGGCTCTTGAGATGGGCACTAAGGACGTCATTGGAATGGCCAGCAGGATCAAGCGGCGCAAGCACGCCACCTCCGAGGATCTGTGCCGCTTGTCGCTGGGGTTCCTCCAGAGCAATGACAACATCAATGCATTCGCAGCTATTCCTGGCGCCATTCAGGTCCTGGTTAAGGAGCTCACTG GACCGCACATTCAGCGACAGACAGATGCCGTGGAGTGCTTGTGTAATCTTTCCTTGGGCGAGGCCCATGTCTCCGAAAAGATTGTCACTTTGGCGGGCAGCTACATGGTCACCTACCTTGATGGCAAGGCCGAACGCCTCAAGCGCAGTTGCCTGTGGACACTGGCCAACATTCTGGGCACATGCGACAAGGCCGGCAGAGTATTGCTGCAAATGCAGCTAGTACCCAAGCTGTGGAGGCTCTACAGTGAGCCCAGTGGCTGCCAAGAAGATGCCGCCATCTGCCTCTCCCTGGTGGCCACCCACTGCCCGCAGCATGTGAGTGACAAGGATCGAAGGTACATTGCCCAGAACCTGCCTGAGAAGCTCCTCAGCCAGCCCGCCAGCGAGTACTTCATGTACATAGTGCACCAACTGGAAATAGTGAAACAGGAGCACAGGATAGGTGCTCAACAGGCCGAATGCCTGGTGCGTTTCTTTGAAGCCACCTTAGCATCGCCAGCCGACCGGCTGTGTCTGGTCTACGGCGTGCGTGTAATGGCCAATCTGGTGGCCCTAGGTGACCCAAGTCTAATAGGAGCACTAGCAGACCCGCAGAATCTTGTGAAAACCCTAAACCAGCTCTTCGCTCTGCGAGATCCAGATCTCAGCCTGGACGCGATGCGCTTGCTCAAGAACTGTCTGCACTTGAAGGTAGCAGATTCCAACCTGGTACTGCTGGATAGCTTGCAAATATACGCACAGGCTTGTGGTTAA
- the LOC117142406 gene encoding zinc finger protein 836-like isoform X1: MVNRNIWKNRTCRICTKRSNFVINIFDGPSESGLSNVDVVSHYTGLPVRRGDSLPETVCSLCLVDARIAFRSKTSSRESDQLDIQAMEENLEKLGADIKKEVTGFCEERPIKKDVLEIREYEVKKEPLEDAECILPDYSGTTPLLLHVKEEPIEDKFFSDEQKVSKTTFHCDVSYFAAHSALDTHIQTHESFPTKHTSSTQNPLKGVPPYKCHKRSPPKVFFRCSFCMMCFKQQSDLDLHMLGHSGERFTCTVCSESFAFENDLKRHMRSHNTNLIKCPKCPRLFQHKTGLKNHVLKHGFKFLTP, encoded by the exons ATGGTAAACAGAAATATTTG GAAAAACAGAACATGTCGCATTTGCACGAAAAGATCGAACTTTGTGATAAACATTTTCGATGGCCCATCGGAAAGCGGGCTGTCCAATGTGGATGTAGTCTCCCACTACACTGGCCTACCCGTTCGGCGGGGCGACTCCCTTCCTGAAACAGTTTGCTCGCTGTGCCTCGTGGATGCGCGGATTGCCTTCAGATCAAAGACATCCTCTCGGGAAAGTGACCAACTGGATATCCAAGCAATGGAAGAGAATCTAGAGAAGTTGGGAGCGGATATAAAGAAGGAAGTCACAGGGTTCTGCGAAGAAAGACCAATAAAGAAAGATGTTCTCGAAATACGGGAATACGAAGTAAAGAAAGAACCACTTGAGGATGCGGAGTGCATATTGCCGGACTACTCCGGTACAACTCCTTTGCTGCTCCATGTGAAAGAGGAGCCCATCGAAGATAAATTCTTTAGTGATGAACAAAAAGTTAGTAAGACAACATTCCACTGTGATGTTAGCTATTTTGCAGCACATTCTGCTCTGGACACGCACATTCAGACTCACGAATCCTTCCCGACTAAGCACACCTCGTCAACCCAAAATCCCCTGAAGGGCGTGCCACCATATAAGTGTCACAAACGCTCTCCCCCGAAAGTATTCTTTAGGTGCTCCTTCTGCATGATGTGCTTTAAGCAGCAGTCCGATTTGGACCTGCACATGCTGGGTCACTCTGGAGAACGGTTCACTTGCACTGTTTGCTCCGAGTCGTTCGCATTTGAAAACGATCTGAAACGACACATGCGTAGCCACAACACCAATTTGATCAAGTGTCCCAAGTGCCCAAGACTGTTTCAACACAAAACTGGTCTTAAAAATCACGTGCTCAAACACGGATTTAAATTTCTTACTCCCTAA
- the LOC117142406 gene encoding zinc finger and BTB domain-containing protein 14-like isoform X2, whose protein sequence is MEENLEKLGADIKKEVTGFCEERPIKKDVLEIREYEVKKEPLEDAECILPDYSGTTPLLLHVKEEPIEDKFFSDEQKVSKTTFHCDVSYFAAHSALDTHIQTHESFPTKHTSSTQNPLKGVPPYKCHKRSPPKVFFRCSFCMMCFKQQSDLDLHMLGHSGERFTCTVCSESFAFENDLKRHMRSHNTNLIKCPKCPRLFQHKTGLKNHVLKHGFKFLTP, encoded by the coding sequence ATGGAAGAGAATCTAGAGAAGTTGGGAGCGGATATAAAGAAGGAAGTCACAGGGTTCTGCGAAGAAAGACCAATAAAGAAAGATGTTCTCGAAATACGGGAATACGAAGTAAAGAAAGAACCACTTGAGGATGCGGAGTGCATATTGCCGGACTACTCCGGTACAACTCCTTTGCTGCTCCATGTGAAAGAGGAGCCCATCGAAGATAAATTCTTTAGTGATGAACAAAAAGTTAGTAAGACAACATTCCACTGTGATGTTAGCTATTTTGCAGCACATTCTGCTCTGGACACGCACATTCAGACTCACGAATCCTTCCCGACTAAGCACACCTCGTCAACCCAAAATCCCCTGAAGGGCGTGCCACCATATAAGTGTCACAAACGCTCTCCCCCGAAAGTATTCTTTAGGTGCTCCTTCTGCATGATGTGCTTTAAGCAGCAGTCCGATTTGGACCTGCACATGCTGGGTCACTCTGGAGAACGGTTCACTTGCACTGTTTGCTCCGAGTCGTTCGCATTTGAAAACGATCTGAAACGACACATGCGTAGCCACAACACCAATTTGATCAAGTGTCCCAAGTGCCCAAGACTGTTTCAACACAAAACTGGTCTTAAAAATCACGTGCTCAAACACGGATTTAAATTTCTTACTCCCTAA